One part of the Streptomyces lienomycini genome encodes these proteins:
- a CDS encoding heme-degrading domain-containing protein → MSGARTTPTVAELEEQERRLVFRRFTNDDAWALGSLLVELARERGAPVAIDIHRAGQQLFHAALPGATPDNDAWIARKRRVVERYGSASYLVGSRFRAKGTTFEESSRLDLDTYAAHGGSFPVTVADVGVVGAVTVSGLPQVEDHRLVVAALERFLGE, encoded by the coding sequence GTGAGCGGCGCGCGGACGACACCGACCGTGGCGGAGCTGGAGGAGCAGGAGCGCCGCCTGGTCTTCCGCCGGTTCACGAACGACGACGCGTGGGCGCTGGGTTCCCTCCTGGTGGAGCTGGCCCGTGAGCGCGGGGCGCCGGTCGCGATCGACATCCACCGGGCCGGCCAGCAGCTCTTCCACGCCGCCCTGCCGGGTGCCACGCCGGACAACGACGCCTGGATCGCCCGCAAGCGCCGGGTCGTGGAGCGGTACGGCTCGGCGTCGTACCTGGTCGGCTCGCGTTTCCGGGCCAAGGGCACGACCTTCGAGGAGTCCTCCCGGCTCGACCTCGACACGTACGCGGCGCACGGCGGATCCTTCCCGGTCACCGTCGCCGACGTCGGTGTGGTCGGCGCGGTGACGGTGTCGGGCCTGCCGCAGGTGGAGGACCACCGGCTCGTGGTGGCGGCGCTGGAGCGGTTCCTCGGCGAGTAG